Proteins from a genomic interval of Nematostella vectensis chromosome 12, jaNemVect1.1, whole genome shotgun sequence:
- the LOC5510108 gene encoding thioredoxin domain-containing protein 11 isoform X1 — MSQGRKGCRLSHDAAMIFLRHPWAFCSVCVVFVCCFAWISCRGDNFVLYPNHPPLFSDEATHVHEISNGSLQVLSSFLHNSPLNFVFFYAPWCGQSRRAVEEFNIAASLLYGKVTFIAINCWAGSCREKYTLDSFPKFFVYHSKFPGLQYPPPVHYHFDHMVQFLQGVVRPFTYIGRESDFKVLVDQEPEVVISFFKPHELSSKKYFRFFTVALQHYGHISSPRFAVVTSEEVAKTIGLHSSGNVLFCRAFKPPLVYHPSKGITSCNITTWIATNRRQIVTQLTPNATNHAALASRLSKKAAVILFVPLRRKDVSTPLLRLFTKASLAYHNCSCNKTTSTNTTLHDKHKELESLGTAIHKIAAKPQQSICRSLQVQTVINAHHTVRNVCDICHRCRKGCSGNHDNRFGAIQARLLGGLAPRPCSTVLTSYNPSSLVTSVCCKRVDPKTEVVRKGSLFDYENKLSSLIDSIFDNIVALKGMSQKNDHLNVESIKAMLSDETKRLTELASKEDQAKPKPTAEVHAPTPGNVTAGNVTDDDATDGCNRTGHVTRFLGAHCHSNKSVNFFYMDSEEYGIIAERLGVRWGADRVALVIVDVKNEAQYVFDESRQITNDSLVDFVMKSMTSKLERRLRIPPPSGISCSREIVCVTEVTTDSFDDIVINNDQDVLLVFYTPWCGMCINFAPVLLAVARFFQDISQVSVTRIDADQNDLPWNLTVSSYPSIILFPAGRKDSSIAFPSNTPRTATRLIEFIEEHGSEALRVALYGRTDGFNVSEALIARVGELESRLQRVEQEKKLLETRLEAVMMEKALAAFQSARAIKGMRDSQLESAREHEARVTAERLFRESEKSRAASEEKLFKLALYNNQLEQALRQKLSELEKNEESLVKLASEAKKVLSEKQELSILINGISKKLNNLKEITSHFEKRELFLTQKVLRLERASRILTLRAVDYIGRSSKTDEEIVELRRQRNLLTQLVKDAEQTVSGLQASLSSTRKVLDDVTVERNNAVETGAEVKRQLEEMRQRYEELEQILRNSQIPRKKPARAC; from the exons ATGAGTCAAGGCAGAAAAGGCTGCAGACTCAGCCATGATGCGGCTATGATATTTCTTCGGCATCCATGGGCATTCTGCAGTGTTTGCGTTGTTTTTGTGTGTTGTTTCGCGTGGATTTCTTGTCG TGGTGATAACTTTGTTCTGTACCCTAATCACCCACCGCTATTTTCTGATGAAGCCACCCACGTCCATGAGATCTCTAATGGCTCACTTCAGGTGTTATCCAGCTTTCTCCACAACAGCCCCCTCAACTTTGTGTTCTTCTATGCTCCGTGGTGTGGACAGTCAAGACGGGCAGTGGAGGAGTTCAACATTGCCGCAAGTCTTTTGTATGGGAAG GTGACATTTATTGCCATTAACTGCTGGGCTGGCAGTTGCCGTGAGAAGTACACCCTTGACTCTTTTCCCAAGTTCTTTGTGTACCACTCCAAATTCCCTGGCCTTCAGTACCCCCCACCTGTCCACTATCACTTTGATCATATG GTACAATTCTTGCAAGGAGTTGTGCGACCATTTACATATATTGGTAGAGAGAGTGATTTTAAAGTACTGGTGGATCAGGAGCCT GAGGTGGTGATAAGCTTCTTCAAGCCACATGAGCTGTCAAGCAAAAAGTACTTCAGATTTTTCACAGTGGCCTTACAACATTACGGACACA TTTCTAGTCCAAGATTTGCAGTTGTCACCAGCGAGGAGGTGGCTAAAACTATAGGCCTGCATTCCTCTGGAAATGTCTTGTTCTGTCGTGCATTTAAACCTCCTTTG GTTTATCACCCCTCTAAAGGCATCACATCATGCAACATCACGACATGGATTGCTACAAACAGACGGCAG ATTGTGACACAGTTGACTCCAAATGCCACGAACCATGCTGCTCTGGCGTCCAGGCTCAGCAAGAAAGCTGCAGTTATCCTCTTTGTCCCCCTCAGAAGGAAAGACGTATCGACTCCTCTGCTGAGACTG TTCACAAAAGCTTCTCTCGCCTACCACAACTGCAGTTGTAACAAGACCACATCAACAAACACCACTCTTCATGATAAGCATAAAGAATTGGAGTCCTTGGGAACAGCCATTCATAAAATCGCAGCCAAGCCCCAGCAGAGCATCTGCCGATCTCTACAAGTCCAGACAGTCATCAACGCACACCACACAGTACGCAATGTGTGTGACATCTGTCATCGCTGCAGAAAAGGCTGCTCGGGTAACCATGACAACAGGTTTGGTGCCATCCAGGCCAGGCTGCTCGGCGGTCTAGCACCCAGGCCATGCAGCACGGTTTTGACCAGCTACAACCCGAGTAGCCTTGTAACGAGTGTATGCTGCAAGAGGGTTGACCCCAAGACGGAAGTCGTCCGTAAAGGGAGCTTGTTTGATTATGAGAACAAACTCAGCAGTCTTATTGATAGTATTTTTGATAATATCGTGGCATTAAAAGGCATGTCTCAAAAGAACGACCACTTGAATGTTGAGAGTATTAAAGCCATGCTTAGCGACGAAACAAAGCGATTAACAGAGCTGGCGAGCAAGGAAGACCAAGCCAAGCCGAAACCCACTGCAGAAGTCCACGCCCCCACACCAGGAAATGTCACGGCTGGTAACGTCACAGATGATGACGCAACAGATGGCTGCAATAGGACGGGTCATGTGACGCGGTTTCTAGGTGCTCATTGCCATAGCAATAAGTCAGTGAATTTCTTCTATATGGATTCTGAAGAGTATGGTATAATTGCTGAGAGACTGGGTGTTCGCTGGGGCGCTGACAGGGTTGCGCTAGTCATCGTGGATGTCAAG aatgaAGCACAGTACGTATTTGATGAAAGCCGTCAAATCACAAATGACAGTTTAG TTGATTTTGTAATGAAATCCATGACGTCCAAGCTAGAACGTCGGCTACGAATACCCCCACCCTCGGGGATATCCTGTTCAAGAGAAATTGTATGTGTCACAGAGGTCACGACAGACAGCTTTGATGACATTGTTATCAACAATGATCAG GATGTGCTTCTTGTATTCTACACGCCATGGTGCGGAATGTGCATCAACTTCGCACCAGTTCTTCTGGCCGTGGCGCGCTTTTTCCAGGACATCAGTCAAGTCAGCGTTACTAG AATCGACGCGGATCAGAACGATCTCCCGTGGAATCTGACGGTGTCTTCATATCCCTCCATCATCCTCTTCCCAGCAGGAAG GAAAGACTCCTCCATCGCTTTCCCGTCAAACACCCCACGTACAGCAACTCGGCTGATCGAGTTCATAGAAGAACACGGAAGCGAGGCTCTGCGTGTAGCCTTATATGGGCGAACGGATGGCTTTAACGTTTCAGAGGCCCTCATAGCGAGGGTAGGGGAGCTAGAGTCCAGGCTCCAAAGAGTTGAGCAGGAGAAGAAACTCCTGGAAACTAGGCTGGAGGCGGTAATGATGGAAAAGGCTCTGGCGGCGTTCCAGAGTGCAAGAGCCATAAAAGGAATGCGTGACTCCCAATTAGAGTCCGCCAGGGAGCACGAGGCCCGAGTCACCGCCGAACGACTCTTTCGGGAATCGGAGAAATCCCGAGCGGCTTCCGAAGAGAAACTTTTTAAATTAGCACTTTATAATAACCAATTGGAACAAGCGTTGAGACAAAAATTATCCGaacttgaaaaaaatgaagagAGCTTGGTAAAACTTGCTTCCGAGGCGAAAAAAGTTCTCTCTGAGAAACAAGAACTCTCTATTCTAATTAATGGTATTTCGAAGAAACTAAATAATCTCAAAGAGATTACGTCTCATTTCGAGAAACGGGAATTGTTTCTTACTCAAAAAGTACTGCGCCTTGAAAGAGCTTCTCGAATACTCACTCTGAGAGCCGTAGATTATATAGGTAGGTCTTCTAAGACCGATGAAGAAATAGTCGAGCTTAGGCGTCAAAGAAATCTGCTGACACAGCTAGTCAAGGATGCAGAACAAACGGTCAGCGGTCTGCAAGCCTCGTTATCATCCACCAGAAAAGTACTGGATGACGTCACAGTAGAGAGGAATAACGCGGTGGAGACTGGGGCCGAGGTAAAACGTCAGCTCGAGGAAATGAGGCAGAGATATGAGGAGCTCGAACAAATTCTTAGAAACAGTCAGATTCCAAGAAAGAAGCCAGCCAG
- the LOC5510108 gene encoding thioredoxin domain-containing protein 11 isoform X2: MSQGRKGCRLSHDAAMIFLRHPWAFCSVCVVFVCCFAWISCRGDNFVLYPNHPPLFSDEATHVHEISNGSLQVLSSFLHNSPLNFVFFYAPWCGQSRRAVEEFNIAASLLYGKVTFIAINCWAGSCREKYTLDSFPKFFVYHSKFPGLQYPPPVHYHFDHMVQFLQGVVRPFTYIGRESDFKVLVDQEPEVVISFFKPHELSSKKYFRFFTVALQHYGHISSPRFAVVTSEEVAKTIGLHSSGNVLFCRAFKPPLVYHPSKGITSCNITTWIATNRRQIVTQLTPNATNHAALASRLSKKAAVILFVPLRRKDVSTPLLRLFTKASLAYHNCSCNKTTSTNTTLHDKHKELESLGTAIHKIAAKPQQSICRSLQVQTVINAHHTVRNVCDICHRCRKGCSGNHDNRFGAIQARLLGGLAPRPCSTVLTSYNPSSLVTSVCCKRVDPKTEVVRKGSLFDYENKLSSLIDSIFDNIVALKGMSQKNDHLNVESIKAMLSDETKRLTELASKEDQAKPKPTAEVHAPTPGNVTAGNVTDDDATDGCNRTGHVTRFLGAHCHSNKSVNFFYMDSEEYGIIAERLGVRWGADRVALVIVDVKNEAQYVFDESRQITNDSLVDFVMKSMTSKLERRLRIPPPSGISCSREIVCVTEVTTDSFDDIVINNDQDVLLVFYTPWCGMCINFAPVLLAVARFFQDISQVSVTRIDADQNDLPWNLTVSSYPSIILFPAGRKDSSIAFPSNTPRTATRLIEFIEEHGSEALRVALYGRTDGFNVSEALIARVGELESRLQRVEQEKKLLETRLEAVMMEKALAAFQSARAIKGMRDSQLESAREHEARVTAERLFRESEKSRAASEEKLFKLALYNNQLEQALRQKLSELEKNEESLVKLASEAKKVLSEKQELSILINGISKKLNNLKEITSHFEKRELFLTQKVLRLERASRILTLRAVDYIGRSSKTDEEIVELRRQRNLLTQLVKDAEQTVSGLQASLSSTRKVLDDVTVERNNAVETGAEVKRQLEEMRQRYEELEQILRNSQIPRKKPAS; this comes from the exons ATGAGTCAAGGCAGAAAAGGCTGCAGACTCAGCCATGATGCGGCTATGATATTTCTTCGGCATCCATGGGCATTCTGCAGTGTTTGCGTTGTTTTTGTGTGTTGTTTCGCGTGGATTTCTTGTCG TGGTGATAACTTTGTTCTGTACCCTAATCACCCACCGCTATTTTCTGATGAAGCCACCCACGTCCATGAGATCTCTAATGGCTCACTTCAGGTGTTATCCAGCTTTCTCCACAACAGCCCCCTCAACTTTGTGTTCTTCTATGCTCCGTGGTGTGGACAGTCAAGACGGGCAGTGGAGGAGTTCAACATTGCCGCAAGTCTTTTGTATGGGAAG GTGACATTTATTGCCATTAACTGCTGGGCTGGCAGTTGCCGTGAGAAGTACACCCTTGACTCTTTTCCCAAGTTCTTTGTGTACCACTCCAAATTCCCTGGCCTTCAGTACCCCCCACCTGTCCACTATCACTTTGATCATATG GTACAATTCTTGCAAGGAGTTGTGCGACCATTTACATATATTGGTAGAGAGAGTGATTTTAAAGTACTGGTGGATCAGGAGCCT GAGGTGGTGATAAGCTTCTTCAAGCCACATGAGCTGTCAAGCAAAAAGTACTTCAGATTTTTCACAGTGGCCTTACAACATTACGGACACA TTTCTAGTCCAAGATTTGCAGTTGTCACCAGCGAGGAGGTGGCTAAAACTATAGGCCTGCATTCCTCTGGAAATGTCTTGTTCTGTCGTGCATTTAAACCTCCTTTG GTTTATCACCCCTCTAAAGGCATCACATCATGCAACATCACGACATGGATTGCTACAAACAGACGGCAG ATTGTGACACAGTTGACTCCAAATGCCACGAACCATGCTGCTCTGGCGTCCAGGCTCAGCAAGAAAGCTGCAGTTATCCTCTTTGTCCCCCTCAGAAGGAAAGACGTATCGACTCCTCTGCTGAGACTG TTCACAAAAGCTTCTCTCGCCTACCACAACTGCAGTTGTAACAAGACCACATCAACAAACACCACTCTTCATGATAAGCATAAAGAATTGGAGTCCTTGGGAACAGCCATTCATAAAATCGCAGCCAAGCCCCAGCAGAGCATCTGCCGATCTCTACAAGTCCAGACAGTCATCAACGCACACCACACAGTACGCAATGTGTGTGACATCTGTCATCGCTGCAGAAAAGGCTGCTCGGGTAACCATGACAACAGGTTTGGTGCCATCCAGGCCAGGCTGCTCGGCGGTCTAGCACCCAGGCCATGCAGCACGGTTTTGACCAGCTACAACCCGAGTAGCCTTGTAACGAGTGTATGCTGCAAGAGGGTTGACCCCAAGACGGAAGTCGTCCGTAAAGGGAGCTTGTTTGATTATGAGAACAAACTCAGCAGTCTTATTGATAGTATTTTTGATAATATCGTGGCATTAAAAGGCATGTCTCAAAAGAACGACCACTTGAATGTTGAGAGTATTAAAGCCATGCTTAGCGACGAAACAAAGCGATTAACAGAGCTGGCGAGCAAGGAAGACCAAGCCAAGCCGAAACCCACTGCAGAAGTCCACGCCCCCACACCAGGAAATGTCACGGCTGGTAACGTCACAGATGATGACGCAACAGATGGCTGCAATAGGACGGGTCATGTGACGCGGTTTCTAGGTGCTCATTGCCATAGCAATAAGTCAGTGAATTTCTTCTATATGGATTCTGAAGAGTATGGTATAATTGCTGAGAGACTGGGTGTTCGCTGGGGCGCTGACAGGGTTGCGCTAGTCATCGTGGATGTCAAG aatgaAGCACAGTACGTATTTGATGAAAGCCGTCAAATCACAAATGACAGTTTAG TTGATTTTGTAATGAAATCCATGACGTCCAAGCTAGAACGTCGGCTACGAATACCCCCACCCTCGGGGATATCCTGTTCAAGAGAAATTGTATGTGTCACAGAGGTCACGACAGACAGCTTTGATGACATTGTTATCAACAATGATCAG GATGTGCTTCTTGTATTCTACACGCCATGGTGCGGAATGTGCATCAACTTCGCACCAGTTCTTCTGGCCGTGGCGCGCTTTTTCCAGGACATCAGTCAAGTCAGCGTTACTAG AATCGACGCGGATCAGAACGATCTCCCGTGGAATCTGACGGTGTCTTCATATCCCTCCATCATCCTCTTCCCAGCAGGAAG GAAAGACTCCTCCATCGCTTTCCCGTCAAACACCCCACGTACAGCAACTCGGCTGATCGAGTTCATAGAAGAACACGGAAGCGAGGCTCTGCGTGTAGCCTTATATGGGCGAACGGATGGCTTTAACGTTTCAGAGGCCCTCATAGCGAGGGTAGGGGAGCTAGAGTCCAGGCTCCAAAGAGTTGAGCAGGAGAAGAAACTCCTGGAAACTAGGCTGGAGGCGGTAATGATGGAAAAGGCTCTGGCGGCGTTCCAGAGTGCAAGAGCCATAAAAGGAATGCGTGACTCCCAATTAGAGTCCGCCAGGGAGCACGAGGCCCGAGTCACCGCCGAACGACTCTTTCGGGAATCGGAGAAATCCCGAGCGGCTTCCGAAGAGAAACTTTTTAAATTAGCACTTTATAATAACCAATTGGAACAAGCGTTGAGACAAAAATTATCCGaacttgaaaaaaatgaagagAGCTTGGTAAAACTTGCTTCCGAGGCGAAAAAAGTTCTCTCTGAGAAACAAGAACTCTCTATTCTAATTAATGGTATTTCGAAGAAACTAAATAATCTCAAAGAGATTACGTCTCATTTCGAGAAACGGGAATTGTTTCTTACTCAAAAAGTACTGCGCCTTGAAAGAGCTTCTCGAATACTCACTCTGAGAGCCGTAGATTATATAGGTAGGTCTTCTAAGACCGATGAAGAAATAGTCGAGCTTAGGCGTCAAAGAAATCTGCTGACACAGCTAGTCAAGGATGCAGAACAAACGGTCAGCGGTCTGCAAGCCTCGTTATCATCCACCAGAAAAGTACTGGATGACGTCACAGTAGAGAGGAATAACGCGGTGGAGACTGGGGCCGAGGTAAAACGTCAGCTCGAGGAAATGAGGCAGAGATATGAGGAGCTCGAACAAATTCTTAGAAACAGTCAGATTCCAAGAAAGAAGCCAGCCAG ttGA